In Meleagris gallopavo isolate NT-WF06-2002-E0010 breed Aviagen turkey brand Nicholas breeding stock chromosome 5, Turkey_5.1, whole genome shotgun sequence, a single window of DNA contains:
- the SCT gene encoding secretin isoform X1: protein MVSLSGLSRLIIPMIVLSHFSASLPSQERTERHADGLFHSELSKMNDNAYVQQLVKHLVGLKERTQRHSDGLFTSEYSKMRGNAQVQKFIQNLMGRKRSSDPGLVKTEMQEKEKENSNEDLCYMWLYQSFLNSSHSDSDAKEAAAVTSQYICPLCSW from the exons ATGGTTTCCTTGAGTGGTCTGAGTCGGCTAATTATTCCCATGATCGTCCTGTCGCACTTCTCAGCATCTCTTCCATCCCAAGAGAG GACTGAGAGACACGCTGACGGGCTTTTCCACAGTGAGCTCAGCAAGATGAATGACAACGCTTATGTGCAGCAGCTAGTGAAACACCTGGTGGGCCTCAAGGAGAG aacTCAGAGGCACTCAGATGGATTGTTCACCAGTGAATACAGCAAGATGAGAGGAAATGCTCAGGTTCAGAAATTTATCCAGAATCTCATGGGCCGCAAGCGCAG CAGCGATCCAGGCCTGgtcaaaacagaaatgcaggagaaggagaaagaaaacagcaatgagGACCTTTGCTATATGTGGCTGTACCAGAGCTTTCTGAACAGCAG TCACTCAGACAGTGATGCCAAGGAAGCTGCTGCAGTTACCAGCCAGTACATTTGCCCCCTCTGCAGCTGGTGA
- the SCT gene encoding secretin isoform X2 gives MVSLSGLSRLIIPMIVLSHFSASLPSQERTERHADGLFHSELSKMNDNAYVQQLVKHLVGLKERTQRHSDGLFTSEYSKMRGNAQVQKFIQNLMGRKRSDPGLVKTEMQEKEKENSNEDLCYMWLYQSFLNSSHSDSDAKEAAAVTSQYICPLCSW, from the exons ATGGTTTCCTTGAGTGGTCTGAGTCGGCTAATTATTCCCATGATCGTCCTGTCGCACTTCTCAGCATCTCTTCCATCCCAAGAGAG GACTGAGAGACACGCTGACGGGCTTTTCCACAGTGAGCTCAGCAAGATGAATGACAACGCTTATGTGCAGCAGCTAGTGAAACACCTGGTGGGCCTCAAGGAGAG aacTCAGAGGCACTCAGATGGATTGTTCACCAGTGAATACAGCAAGATGAGAGGAAATGCTCAGGTTCAGAAATTTATCCAGAATCTCATGGGCCGCAAGCGCAG CGATCCAGGCCTGgtcaaaacagaaatgcaggagaaggagaaagaaaacagcaatgagGACCTTTGCTATATGTGGCTGTACCAGAGCTTTCTGAACAGCAG TCACTCAGACAGTGATGCCAAGGAAGCTGCTGCAGTTACCAGCCAGTACATTTGCCCCCTCTGCAGCTGGTGA